CCACGACCTCACGCGTGACGAACCCGTAAGAGGCGGTCAGACTGTAGATCCCTTGCTCCTTGTCCAGCACATAGACGGAGGCCGTTTTAATGTTCATTACTCGCGCGAGCGTTTGCACAATTTCTTTGGTGAGGGATTTCAGTTCCAGGATCGCCACAAGAGACTTCGAAAACTGCACCAGCGTATCGTAGGCATCGTAGCGCTCTCGAAAGAGCGTCTGCCCGATCGCCCGCTCAACCCCCTTCTGAAGGTTCGCCAAACCGCTCGATACGATCACAAATAGACCGAACAGCACCCCGGCCAGAAGATAATGGAACGTCCCGGTAAAGATCCGGATGACCAGCAAGATCATCATGTAAGCCGGAATCAGCCCCATCAACTTGATCGACAACATCACCTTCGGCCGACTCGGGACGAACGACACATCCATCAACTCGTATCGAGCGATGGCATAGGCCACGACGGTGACCGAGAGGCCGGCCAGTAAGTACCCGACCGGATAGAATCCCACGCCGTAATTCTGGAGGAAATCGAGCGAGGCAAGGAATCCCAGTGCGAGGGCCACAACCGTGTATTTCAGCTGGGCGCCAAGCAGCGGGGAGGAACTGAGGTGGAGCCGATACCCTTGATACAGCCGATACACCGTCAGCCCCCCGCCCGCCACCACATATGCGACCAACCAGGGATGGAGCACCCCGGCCTTAGGGTATCGGCCCCAATAGTAGACATACTGGCCATCAACCAGATACGGCGTGAACAACAGGCTCCAAAAAAACGCGCCGACGGCATAATTCCACACAATGAGGCGATCGTGCGCAGCCCCTCCGGAGAGACTTTGCGCAAAGTGATAGGTCAGCGCAGGCAAGAAGACCACTCCCGTGTAAATCACCTGCACCCAGAAGAGCGCCTCATCCTCGCGTGACGCGGAGAACAGCATGAAACAGCCGAATAACCAGAGACAGGCGGCCCCGCACACCGCGCTGAAGATCGTATTCGACGTGGAACGGGGATTGTTGCTGAGCACCCAGAGCGCACAAATCAGGAACAGCGTTCCGGCCAACAACGGAGGCGTGGAATGTCCGGTCGCGCGATTACTGAGTACCGCGCCGATGGACGTCGCCACGACAATAATCGCCAGCACGATGGCATACCCGAGCCCTTTGTTCAGGACGACACTGATATTCATCAGCCGGTACCGAACAATCGTGTAGGCCATCAATGCCGTATACATCGTGATGAGCACCGTGCCGTAGGGCAACAGCGGCACGCCATACCAGAGAGGGAAATTCGTGGCCCCGCCCGCATACCCGATGATGCTGGCGGCCAGCATGTACGCATATTGATGGCGCCGAATGCCGTTCGCATCCCGAAGGGCGACCCCGACGAGCGAGGTCGCATAGACGACATACCAGAGGAAATACAGCAGGAAGGGATGGAAGAAGAGGCCGGGAACCGGCCAAAAAGAGAACGACATCGCAGGGTGCACCCCGGCCACGAACCAGGGCGTCGTATCGGCCAGCAGAAATAGTGCCGCCAGACCATAGCCGATCTTCAGGGCTTTGGCGTGACGCGCCGCAATGTCAAGAAATGTGACGGTGTGGTGAAAATACAGAATCGGGATGAGCGATGCGCCGGCCATCACCAAGCGCAGCAGACTCAGCGCAAGATCTTTGGATTCCGTGAGCTGCCAGCCGCAGTAGAAGACGCTCCAAAAGGCAATGCTCAGACAGTACAGCCCGTAAATCCGGTTGCGTGCAGCGGTAGGATCCCGGAAGTAGACGAACATTCCGAGCCCGGTCGCAGCTAACGCATTCACCAGGGCGCTGAACGCGAGCACTTTCATCTCAGGTACTCTGGTAAAGCCGAGGCCGTGTCATCATGCCGCCACCGTGACGTTCGCCAAACCCTTATCGGCCACGGCAATGAGTGCTTGGTTTCCGAACGTAGAATAGACCCGCGGATGCGTGACGCCGGCGGCGCGCAACAAACTTTCTAGTTCCGCCTGGTAATGGAAATGAAAAATGCCTTCGCCTTCGCGCTCTTTGATTCTACCAGAATTGTCCAGGAGACGACGCCCTTCTTCAATTTGGTCCGGCGTCTGAGCCGTCTCAACAAAGCTGCGATAAATCGCCGAGAGATCGGCATACGGCTTCAGGTTGGAAATCACCAACCGTCCATTGGGAGCCAACACGCGCAGATATTCCCGGAGCGTGAACAGCGGGTCGCGCACGTACCCGATCACAAGATTACACACGACCCGGTCGAAGGAACGATCGGGAAACGGCAGCGGAGACTCCAGGTCGGCCCGGCAGACGCGCATCGACATCGGCACATAGGCTCGCAGCCCTTCATAAAACTGCCCCTGTAGCGCCGCCCCCACCTGCTCGAAGTTGGTCATGGCCTGTGTCAGCGCCGTCGGGACAAAATCCACCCCGACATAGTCGGGCGAGCGAAAATCTCCGCGCCGGGCATAGCGCTGGCGAAACGCCTGATTGAGCTGCAGAAACACACCGAGGTTCCCGTTGCCGCACCCGGCATCCAGAATCCGTTCCCCGTGATGGCAGTCGCCCATCAGGCGATAGACATGATCCATGAGCCGCCAAAAATCGGCCACGTTCGGAATCGTCTGGAAATTATGTAAGTACTCCTGCCAGAACGCCACATGATCCGACTTGCCCATCGGCCGACGTTTCTTGCTGCGTTCGCGTTCCGCGCGGTTCTGCACGCCGATTTCTCGATGCGATGGTTCGACCATCCGCGCCATCGACCGTGCCGGCCACAACGCCTCCTGACAGCACAGGGCAATTTGGCGGTAGACGGTGCGGGCTTTCCGGGGGCTCTCTTGAAGTCGATGCAAGGCGCCCGGCACCACATAGGAGTGGCGGAGATTCGCACCCATCGCTGCACCGACGGCCTCGATGGAGGACGGATCGACCCAGGCATCCTGCTCGGCATGAAACAGGACGACGGGAGCATGAAGGCGCTCGGCGTCCTGCTCGGTGCTGCGGAGGTCGGCATAACCTCCCTGAACAGCATGCTCCAGCCAACGATCCGCATCGATGGTCAGGCCGAGTATGTTGACCACTCCTTTTCGCACACCGGCCAGATGTTCGCTGATCAGATCCTCTTGATGGACGGCCTGCAACGTATGCTGAACATCCATGATTCCATTAATCAGCGCCAGCAGCCCCAGGTGAGGAACTCGCCCGGCCACCTTAAGCGCGACACGACCGGCCAGGCTGGTCGCCACAAGACCGATGGATCGACCCGGCCATTGGGAGGCCACGTAATCCAGCACGGTCTCCAGATCGGCCTCCATATCCTCCAGGCGAAACTGTGTGACCAACCCATCGCTCTCTCCGACATGATTGACATTGTCGAAGCGCACGACATGAAACCCATTGCCGGCCAGGTAATAGGCCAACGGCACATAATCGCGTTTGCTCTCCCCATACCCCGGAGCCAACACCACAATCGGTGCATCGTCCGACACATCGGTTCGGGGCCGATCGTGACAGAGCGCGATACGATGACCGGACGGGCGGACACACTCCGAGAATTCACTGATGACGGAAGGCCCTTCCGCCCTGGCCGTGCCCCCCTCGCCCTGCTGCTGCCCGAGCAGGTGCTCAATGATGTCCTCTGTCTCTTTCGCAACCGGGAGAAATCGCACACCCGCCAACACCGTCCGCCCCCCAGCCTGCCGATAACCGGAAAGGGTACCGGTCTCTCCCGGTCTTGTCCATACCACTTCGCCCACCACGGAGCAGCCGGAGGACGGCGTCGAAGCAGAAGATCCTCGCCGCGCGACACCCGGTGACACCCATCTCAGTTCCAACTCTGAACCCAGCAAATCCTCTTCGGCCGACAAACACAAACAAGCCCCGTTTGACGTCAAATCGGTCGTCAACGCCCCCGGCAACACTCGACCACCGCTTCCCAGCCGGAGACTGACCTCGGTGCTCAATCCAACCGTGATCCGCTGATGACGCCGCCGCTCCTGCCGTGGACGCTCAGGCGCCAGAGCTACGCGCGTGCGTGCGGTATGAGAAACGACCGGCTGCCTGGCCTCGGTGTCGATAAGGGTATCCTCACTCTCCTGGGTGATTAATGCGGCGACGAGATGCACCCTGTTCGGCCGTGCGCGGCCTTCGCTCATCCACATGGCGACCACCTGCTCATCACCTGGGCTCAACCGCACAAACTGAACGGCGAGTGTCACCCCTCGTTTCGTCCGACCTGAACCAAGGACACATTCGGAAACACGGATTCCGCACACAATCCCCGCACTCTCCGGCTGCTCGGTCCCGGGCTTCAGACTGAACACAATCTGCTGATTCAAGATGGCGGGGATGTCCTCGGCAAATTCCATCGAGAGCCCGCCTAAGCTCAGGCTTTTCGTCTGACCTCTCCACGCATGCTCCTGAAAGTGAAGGAGGGTGGAGATCCGAGTATCGAGGCGCCGGGAAGCCCGCCGCTCCGCCACAGAGAGGGACCAGGCATCGCTGGTTTTCTTCCGATCCGGAACCGAAGATTGCCGGCTGCTCTCCTGGCCAAGCAGGCCGATCACAGACACACTCTCTTTGCGCACAGCGATGTACTTCGACATACATTCCCTCCCGCCGTATTGAGTGCTGCGCGTTGCACAGCATCGAATTGAATACCGTGTGGACGTCGTCGCCCGCTCACAGAGCCCGCTCCGGGCGAGGCTGGACTCTTGCAAGCGCACGAACGATTCCAAAGATGCGGGAGGGGGTCGGCTGATCCAACAAGGGAGGGATTAACGACACGCACGGCCTCAGAGTTGGCACACAGCGGCTGTCATAACAACCTCATGTTCGAAGCTTATTCTAGGGAATTAGACATAATTGTCAACTCATCCGCAGGAAAAAATGCAGTTACCTACAAAAATTAACTTAGATGATAGCAACAGGCCGAACCACTCGCTTCGTCATGCCTCTCGGCACGCCGGAGGTACCACAGCAAGTCAGAACGATGACGACCGTCATGATCCTGACGCCGATTCCTCACTTTACGCAACGGCCCCGCACGGATCCGGCGAGACGCTCGTCTCCGCATCACAGCCAGAGCCATTAAGGAATTTCACGCGGCAGAA
This sequence is a window from Nitrospira sp.. Protein-coding genes within it:
- a CDS encoding GAF domain-containing protein encodes the protein MKVLAFSALVNALAATGLGMFVYFRDPTAARNRIYGLYCLSIAFWSVFYCGWQLTESKDLALSLLRLVMAGASLIPILYFHHTVTFLDIAARHAKALKIGYGLAALFLLADTTPWFVAGVHPAMSFSFWPVPGLFFHPFLLYFLWYVVYATSLVGVALRDANGIRRHQYAYMLAASIIGYAGGATNFPLWYGVPLLPYGTVLITMYTALMAYTIVRYRLMNISVVLNKGLGYAIVLAIIVVATSIGAVLSNRATGHSTPPLLAGTLFLICALWVLSNNPRSTSNTIFSAVCGAACLWLFGCFMLFSASREDEALFWVQVIYTGVVFLPALTYHFAQSLSGGAAHDRLIVWNYAVGAFFWSLLFTPYLVDGQYVYYWGRYPKAGVLHPWLVAYVVAGGGLTVYRLYQGYRLHLSSSPLLGAQLKYTVVALALGFLASLDFLQNYGVGFYPVGYLLAGLSVTVVAYAIARYELMDVSFVPSRPKVMLSIKLMGLIPAYMMILLVIRIFTGTFHYLLAGVLFGLFVIVSSGLANLQKGVERAIGQTLFRERYDAYDTLVQFSKSLVAILELKSLTKEIVQTLARVMNIKTASVYVLDKEQGIYSLTASYGFVTREVVVPPIKMEGEFPKTLLRTETALVREEIEYDKADTEHLRLLDTLKALASEVCIPLISKDRLVGFCNLGRRANHGMYSTEELALLKTLAQHAAIAIDNALLYEDLRRSQLLMRRTDRLRSLETMAGGFAHEIRNPLTSIKTFVQLAPDRRDDVEFMEQFSQVVCEDVERIERLVHEILDYARYMTPKLTQESLNDVVSSCLYFIEVKASSKAITIQKELASDLPYVKLDRQQIKQVLLNLFINAMEAIGGDQGGRLSVRTRKLVKPVNEPWVQIEVEDSGPGIDPQDLDHIFDPFYTTKHESGEREGTGLGLTIAHQIVQEHGGYVEVASEVGHGTRFMVNLPVNPPIAEWQAAQPAFDDGRKLAGAFLARPHLGLDEQFGKPPAPIKAST
- a CDS encoding alpha/beta hydrolase — its product is MSKYIAVRKESVSVIGLLGQESSRQSSVPDRKKTSDAWSLSVAERRASRRLDTRISTLLHFQEHAWRGQTKSLSLGGLSMEFAEDIPAILNQQIVFSLKPGTEQPESAGIVCGIRVSECVLGSGRTKRGVTLAVQFVRLSPGDEQVVAMWMSEGRARPNRVHLVAALITQESEDTLIDTEARQPVVSHTARTRVALAPERPRQERRRHQRITVGLSTEVSLRLGSGGRVLPGALTTDLTSNGACLCLSAEEDLLGSELELRWVSPGVARRGSSASTPSSGCSVVGEVVWTRPGETGTLSGYRQAGGRTVLAGVRFLPVAKETEDIIEHLLGQQQGEGGTARAEGPSVISEFSECVRPSGHRIALCHDRPRTDVSDDAPIVVLAPGYGESKRDYVPLAYYLAGNGFHVVRFDNVNHVGESDGLVTQFRLEDMEADLETVLDYVASQWPGRSIGLVATSLAGRVALKVAGRVPHLGLLALINGIMDVQHTLQAVHQEDLISEHLAGVRKGVVNILGLTIDADRWLEHAVQGGYADLRSTEQDAERLHAPVVLFHAEQDAWVDPSSIEAVGAAMGANLRHSYVVPGALHRLQESPRKARTVYRQIALCCQEALWPARSMARMVEPSHREIGVQNRAERERSKKRRPMGKSDHVAFWQEYLHNFQTIPNVADFWRLMDHVYRLMGDCHHGERILDAGCGNGNLGVFLQLNQAFRQRYARRGDFRSPDYVGVDFVPTALTQAMTNFEQVGAALQGQFYEGLRAYVPMSMRVCRADLESPLPFPDRSFDRVVCNLVIGYVRDPLFTLREYLRVLAPNGRLVISNLKPYADLSAIYRSFVETAQTPDQIEEGRRLLDNSGRIKEREGEGIFHFHYQAELESLLRAAGVTHPRVYSTFGNQALIAVADKGLANVTVAA